A window of Terriglobia bacterium genomic DNA:
CCAGACTGCTCTTCGTGTATCCTGACGATCCGCTGTGGAAGAGATGGCGCTCCAGGGCGCCCAGAATATCGGTCCTGGTAACCACGCCCGCCAATTGACCGTCCTCTGAAGTGACCAGAAGGATATGCTGTCCGGACTGCTTTCTCAGCAGCCGCAGGGCTTCCATGACGTCACAATCGGCGGAAACCCTGGAGGCATCTTTCTCCGTAATAGCGGCAACTGGAGTCTGCGCCCAGAGCCGCGGGTCTACTTTCCAAAGCGACCACAGGGCCGCCGTGCCCAGCAAGCGTTTTCCTTCATAAACGGGAAATACGGTGTGGTGCGCGTGGTTTTGGGCCGCATTCGCCAGCGCCTGCAGGTTGGATGACGCCTGGAGGGACACCACGTTTTCCTGCATCACACGGCGAACCGGAACGTGACCGAGTTCCTGCATTCGGACGCCTTCATGGAGGCGCTGGTCAGCTGAGACGGACGCTTCTCCTGACACCGCGTATGCAACGGCCGCCCCCACCAGCGCGGGTATGAGGAATGCGTGTCCACCCGTGGCTTCCGCCACGAAGACGACTGCTGCAAGGGGAGTCTTGTAGCCACCTGCAATGAATGCTGCCATGCCGACCGCCGCGTAGAGGTCTGGCGAGGGGCTGTGAACAAGGGCCTGGTTGAACGCAGTCCCAAAAGAGGCCCCTGTAAGGAAAAGCGGCACAAACATGGCGCTGACGCCGCCACTTCCCAGCGAAAAGAGTGTTGCGCCAAGCTTGAATACTCCAAACAGGGCCAGCTCGATGGTGGTGTGGCGGCCCAGGAGAATCTTGCCCACCGCTTCATAATTGGGCCCGATGGGAATCAGCGAGCCCTTGAAAATCAAAACAAACGTCAGGCCGCACACGCCGGTCAGCAGGCCTCCCATCGCCAGCTTGATCCAGTGGGCGGCAGAAAAGTTGACGACAAAGTTCCGAAACCGCCGGTAAGTGATATCGAAGGCCATAGCGATGAGCCCGCATAAGGCCCCAAGCACGGCGGACCAGAACAGGTCTTTCCGCGAAAATGATGAGGTCCCGGCAAAGTCGAACAGAGGGCGCGACCCGAGAAATGAAGCCAGAGTTCCGTAGGCAACAACCGAGGCAATGAGCGATGGCACAAGCGCCTCATGGGCCAGGTCGTCCTTGTATGGCATCTCGAGTGCAAACACCAGGCCGGTGAGCGGAGCGCGGAAGACCGCGGCCATGCCGGCCGCAGCTCCACTGATCAGCATGATGCGCTGATCGCGCGGTTCAAGCCTGAATCTGCGAAGCTTCCCCCACAGCCACGAGCCGATGGCGCCACCGCCGTAAATGCTGGGGCCTTCGAGCGCCGCGCTCCCTCCCAGCCCAACCGTGGTGATAGCGGCGGCTATCTTCGGCAGGAAATTCCGCATGTTGATATCGCCCTGATGCTCGTGATAGGAACGGATGATTTCCTCGGTTGAGTGCTCGTTGGGATTTGCAACAAAGCCCTGCATGATCAGCCCGGTCACCACGAAACCAAAAAGCAGGACTGGAATGATGGCCCAGTGATGGTGAAGGAGGTAGGCAAGAATCGGCGGCCACATCAGGTGCAGAATAACGATCGATATTCCTGTGATGATAAGCCCCGTGAGCAGGCCGATGACAGGCGCCACGAACAGCCATTTGTGGAGGTCACGGGAATACGTAGCGGCCAGGTCCTGACGCAACACTCCTGTATACTTTCGCAGTCGGGAATGGTTCACGAGACTTTTCACTTTCTTAGTCATGGCCGGCAAGCAAATCCCTGAGATTCGGGCTTCCAATCCGAAGCTTCCGGATCTCCTTCTGGTGAAGCTCGGTCAGCGTGTTCAGCAATCTTTCACCTTCAGGCAGAATGAAAACCTGCACGATGCGGTGGTCGCTTTCGGACCGGCTCTTTCGGACGAGTCCGTGGCGTTCGGCTCGCTGGACCAGTCCGACAACAGCGTTGTGGCGCTCCTGCAGAAATTCAGCAAGCTCTCCGATGGTAGCCCACCCCCTGCCTGTAAAACCTGCTATGCCAAGCAGGAGCTGGTGCTGCTGCGGCGTTAGACCGGTTGAGCGGGCGGCCCTTTCACTGAAGCGGAGGAATTTTCGGAGCTGATACCGAAAGTCCGCCAGACGGCGAAGGCCTCGAAGTCCGGTGGTCGCCTGAAGATGGTCCGCCGGGGAGCCCGATCGCTTCATAGCGCAAGTATATCACATCGTGATATATTAGGCGAACCGGATGGCAGCCCCGCAGGAGCGGGTTTTTACTGAAGAGCTAGGTTGACAAGTAGAGCGAAACTAGGTGAAGATAGAAAGGTTCACCCATTTGAAATTAGGGAAATAAGAGAATTGAATACGCACTTTCAGAAAAAGGAACGAGGAAGAATCCGCTGGCACTTGGTTGATGCTGAGGGGGTCGTCCTGGGGAGGCTTGCTGCGCGCACCGCGCGGATTCTGATCGGGAAAGAATCGCCGGACTGGACCCCGTTTTCGGACCACCGCGAAGGTATTATTGTTGTTAACGCCGAAAAGGTACGTTTGACCGGGAGAAAGCTTGAGCAGAAGGTTTACCGGCACTACACGGGATATCCGGGTGGGCTGAAGGAAATTTCCGCTCAACGGATGCTGGAGACCAAGCCGGAAGAACTTGTACGCGAAGCCGTCCTGGGAATGCTTCCCAAGTCTCGTCTGGGAAGCCGGTTGGCGACACGACTCAAGGTCTATGCTGGTCCAAGGCATCCGCATCAGGCACAGAATCCTGTGCCGGCCCGCCTGGCGGTTTAGTAACGATCAAGACATCAATAGCAATACATGAGGAGAAGGTGTGGCTGAATTGAGTCAATTTTGGGGTACCGGACGAAGAAAGACTTCGGTTGCGCGGGTAAGGCTTTCCCCCGGCACGGGAAAAATTCAGGTAAATCGCCGTTCCTTTGAGCAGTATTTCCCCTCCGAAGCGTTGCGTGCCGAGGTTCGCCAGCCGCTGGTTTTTACGGAGAACGACGGCAAATTTGATATTATGGTAAATGCCCGGGGTGGAGGGATTCACAGCCAGGCGGGAGCTGTCCGGCTGGGTATCTCCCGCGCACTGATCCTGTTTGACCCCGAGTTGCGTCCCCGCTTGCGACAGAGCGACTTCCTTACCCGCGACCCGCGCGCCAAAGAACGAAAGAAATACGGCCAGAAGGGTGCGCGCAAGAGGTTCCAGTTCTCGAAGCGGTAACACAGAGATTGAGGGGCCCAGGCGCCTGCCTTCGACTGCGGGCCGGTGAACGCCCCTGATTTTTATGGCGTTGGAGGAGATTTGTCGACGATCACGATGAAGGAGTTTCTGGAGGCCGGAGTCCACTTTGGCCACCAGACCCGCCGCTGGAACCCCAAGATGAAGGAGTATATCTATGGGGAGAGGAACGGCATTTACATTATCGATCTCCAGAAGACCCTCAAGCTTTTCAAGGAGGCGACCAAGTTTCTTGCCGACCTCGCCCACAACGGCAGGGTGATTCTGTTTGTGGGAACAAAGCGGCAGGCGCAGGAGGCGGTGGCGGAAGAAGCGCAGCGATGCCAGATGTTCTATATCAACCACCGCTGGCTTGGCGGGCTGCTGACGAACCATACGACCATCCAGAAGTCGATCCAGCGTCTGCGCGAGCTGGAGGAGATGAGCAGGGACGGAAGGTATGACCTTCTGACCAAGAAGGAGGTTCAGCGGCTGGAGCGTGAACGCAAGCATCTGGACCAAAACCTGGCCGGCATCAAGGATATGCCCGGACTGCCCGACGCTCTGTTCGTGATCGACTCCAACAAGGAGGAGATCGCTGTCCTTGAAGCCCGCAAACTGGGCATCCCGGTTGTGGCGATTGTTGATACAAACTGCAATCCGGAGGTTGTGGATTACGTCATCCCGGGTAATGACGATGCGCTTCGGGCCATCCGGCTGTTCACCTCGCGGGTTGCCGATTCCATCCTGGAAGGTAGGCAACTGGCGCTTGAAAAGCAGATGGAAGAAGAAAAGATCGCCGCAGAAAAGGCTGCCGAGGAGCTGGAGGCCCGCCGACAGGCGGAAGCGATTGAGGCGAGTGAACTAATTGTGGGCGAGGCGGACGTGTCCTTCGATATCGCCGAGGAGGACTACGACAAGTATCTTAAACTCGAGGAAAAAGAGGCGGAGCAGGAAACTTCACGCCCCGCCGTGGGAGGAGATGAGGAGGATTCCCAAGGGCGCGCGCGGCCCAAGAAGCGTCAGAAATTTGCGAGCAAAGCTCGAACCCGGCATGGGGACGAAGGCGACTCCGACGCGCGTAGCCTTGAAAGCGAATAGGTATTTAGAAGATGACGCTCCGATAAGGTAGGCAGGCTGAGTCGCACTGCCTACCTTTTTCGCGTCTGGAGGGTGAGGGGACAGGATGGCGGTTTCACTGGATACAGTCAAGAAATTGCGAGAGATGAGCGGCGCTCCCATGATGGAGTGCAAGAAGGCCCTGGACGAAGCCGGTGGCGACTTGGAGCAGGCGTTCACGGTCCTGCGCAAGCGGGGCCAGGCTGCGGCGGCCAAGAAAGCCAGCCGGGCTGCTACTGAAGGTTTGGTGGGTTCCTATATCCACGCCGGCGGAAAGATCGGCGTGATTATCGAAGTGAATTGTGAATCCGATTTTGTCGCCAGAAATTCAGAGTTTCAGCAACTGGTTCACGACCTGGCCATGCAGGTTTGCGCCACGGACCCCCGATTCATCCGCCGGGAAGATGTGGGACCGGACGTGCTCGAGCGTGAACGTGAAGTCCTGCGGGCACAGACGGCGGAGAGCGGAAAGCCCGAAGAGGTGGTAAACCGAATTGTCGAAGGCAGGCTGCGAAAGTTTTTTGAAGAGAACTGCCTTTATGAGCAGCATTTTATTAAAGACGGCACCGGAAACGTCACGATCGAGGAATTGATTAATTCCCGGATCGCCAAATTTGGCGAAAACATCCTGGTCCGCCGCTTCGCCCGCTTCAAAGTGGGCGAATCCGTTGGCGAGGCCGATGTGGAAGGGTCCGCGATTTGAGGCCCGTGCCTGAAGCCGCACGGAAGGACGTCATTGGCATATGAGCGAACCTGCCTTTCACCGAATCCTGCTGAAGCTGAGCGGGGAAGCGCTCATGGGTGAGCGCGGCTTTGGAATCGACCCTGCCGTGGCGTCCCGGATTGCTTCCGAAGTGAACGAAATTCAGCAGATGGGCGTTCAAGTCGCCATTGTGGCAGGTGGCGGGAACTTCATCCGCGGAGTTGTGGCTTCACAGAACGGAATCGATCGGGTGGTCGCTGATAATATGGGCATGCTGGCGACCATTATCAACGCGCTGGCGCTCCAGGACGCGCTGGAGAGAGCGGGGTCCCCGACGAGGGTTGTTACGGCGATCGAGGTCCGTGAAATTGCGGAACCGTTTATCCGGCGTCGCGCCATTCGCCACCTTGAAAAAGGTCGCGTGGTCGTTCTGGCTGGAGGGACGGGGAATCCTTATTTTTCCACCGATACCGCCGCGGCGTTGCGGGCCATGGAGATCAGGGCGGACGTCATTCTCAAGGCCACCAAAGTGAATGGCGTCTACGACGCAGATCCCGCGAAGGTGGCTGATGCCAAAATGATCACCAGGATCAACTACCTGGAAGTCCTGTCGCGCGGCCTCGCGGTGATGGACACCACAGCGATTTCGCTTTGTATGGACAATCATCTGCCGATCATTGTTTTCAATCTCACGGTGCCAGGCAACCTGAAGCGAGTGGT
This region includes:
- a CDS encoding chloride channel protein, whose product is MNHSRLRKYTGVLRQDLAATYSRDLHKWLFVAPVIGLLTGLIITGISIVILHLMWPPILAYLLHHHWAIIPVLLFGFVVTGLIMQGFVANPNEHSTEEIIRSYHEHQGDINMRNFLPKIAAAITTVGLGGSAALEGPSIYGGGAIGSWLWGKLRRFRLEPRDQRIMLISGAAAGMAAVFRAPLTGLVFALEMPYKDDLAHEALVPSLIASVVAYGTLASFLGSRPLFDFAGTSSFSRKDLFWSAVLGALCGLIAMAFDITYRRFRNFVVNFSAAHWIKLAMGGLLTGVCGLTFVLIFKGSLIPIGPNYEAVGKILLGRHTTIELALFGVFKLGATLFSLGSGGVSAMFVPLFLTGASFGTAFNQALVHSPSPDLYAAVGMAAFIAGGYKTPLAAVVFVAEATGGHAFLIPALVGAAVAYAVSGEASVSADQRLHEGVRMQELGHVPVRRVMQENVVSLQASSNLQALANAAQNHAHHTVFPVYEGKRLLGTAALWSLWKVDPRLWAQTPVAAITEKDASRVSADCDVMEALRLLRKQSGQHILLVTSEDGQLAGVVTRTDILGALERHLFHSGSSGYTKSSLELSKT
- a CDS encoding MarR family transcriptional regulator, coding for MKRSGSPADHLQATTGLRGLRRLADFRYQLRKFLRFSERAARSTGLTPQQHQLLLGIAGFTGRGWATIGELAEFLQERHNAVVGLVQRAERHGLVRKSRSESDHRIVQVFILPEGERLLNTLTELHQKEIRKLRIGSPNLRDLLAGHD
- the rplM gene encoding 50S ribosomal protein L13, which produces MNTHFQKKERGRIRWHLVDAEGVVLGRLAARTARILIGKESPDWTPFSDHREGIIVVNAEKVRLTGRKLEQKVYRHYTGYPGGLKEISAQRMLETKPEELVREAVLGMLPKSRLGSRLATRLKVYAGPRHPHQAQNPVPARLAV
- the rpsI gene encoding 30S ribosomal protein S9, translating into MAELSQFWGTGRRKTSVARVRLSPGTGKIQVNRRSFEQYFPSEALRAEVRQPLVFTENDGKFDIMVNARGGGIHSQAGAVRLGISRALILFDPELRPRLRQSDFLTRDPRAKERKKYGQKGARKRFQFSKR
- the rpsB gene encoding 30S ribosomal protein S2, translated to MSTITMKEFLEAGVHFGHQTRRWNPKMKEYIYGERNGIYIIDLQKTLKLFKEATKFLADLAHNGRVILFVGTKRQAQEAVAEEAQRCQMFYINHRWLGGLLTNHTTIQKSIQRLRELEEMSRDGRYDLLTKKEVQRLERERKHLDQNLAGIKDMPGLPDALFVIDSNKEEIAVLEARKLGIPVVAIVDTNCNPEVVDYVIPGNDDALRAIRLFTSRVADSILEGRQLALEKQMEEEKIAAEKAAEELEARRQAEAIEASELIVGEADVSFDIAEEDYDKYLKLEEKEAEQETSRPAVGGDEEDSQGRARPKKRQKFASKARTRHGDEGDSDARSLESE
- the tsf gene encoding translation elongation factor Ts, which gives rise to MAVSLDTVKKLREMSGAPMMECKKALDEAGGDLEQAFTVLRKRGQAAAAKKASRAATEGLVGSYIHAGGKIGVIIEVNCESDFVARNSEFQQLVHDLAMQVCATDPRFIRREDVGPDVLEREREVLRAQTAESGKPEEVVNRIVEGRLRKFFEENCLYEQHFIKDGTGNVTIEELINSRIAKFGENILVRRFARFKVGESVGEADVEGSAI
- the pyrH gene encoding UMP kinase; the protein is MSEPAFHRILLKLSGEALMGERGFGIDPAVASRIASEVNEIQQMGVQVAIVAGGGNFIRGVVASQNGIDRVVADNMGMLATIINALALQDALERAGSPTRVVTAIEVREIAEPFIRRRAIRHLEKGRVVVLAGGTGNPYFSTDTAAALRAMEIRADVILKATKVNGVYDADPAKVADAKMITRINYLEVLSRGLAVMDTTAISLCMDNHLPIIVFNLTVPGNLKRVVMGEKIGSLVAA